The following proteins come from a genomic window of Heyndrickxia acidicola:
- a CDS encoding DUF2621 domain-containing protein, protein MLSGWFLWFILIWVIILFSFFAIGGFFMFRKFLKRMPKEDGKSIMDWEDFYVDASLRLWTPAQKEFLEELVSPVPELFRDVARHKIAGKIGEIALSDMASQITFDHVIRGYIQATPKRDHKFLRKKLNQMEIDVRPYEHLF, encoded by the coding sequence ATGTTAAGCGGCTGGTTTTTATGGTTTATCCTTATCTGGGTTATTATTCTCTTTTCCTTTTTCGCCATTGGTGGATTTTTTATGTTCAGAAAATTTTTAAAACGAATGCCCAAAGAAGACGGCAAGTCCATTATGGATTGGGAGGATTTTTACGTTGACGCATCCCTGAGGCTTTGGACACCTGCCCAAAAGGAATTTTTGGAGGAGTTGGTAAGCCCGGTTCCCGAATTATTCAGAGATGTGGCCCGCCATAAAATTGCGGGGAAAATTGGGGAAATTGCCCTTTCAGACATGGCCAGTCAAATTACTTTTGATCATGTTATCCGCGGTTATATCCAAGCCACTCCAAAGAGAGATCATAAATTTCTTAGAAAAAAATTAAATCAGATGGAGATTGATGTTAGACCGTATGAACATTTATTTTAA
- a CDS encoding CcdC family protein, protein MTGIIISSLIAILMGTFVIFVRMKASNRPVSPKKLLLPPLFMSTGFLMFVFPFFRVTLSELLEAIVVGMLFSILLIKTSRFEVRDSQIYLKRSKAFPFILIGLLILRIIFKLVLSTNTSIQVGPLSGMFFLLAFGMILPWRVAMYWQYRKLSNQHNIQIQ, encoded by the coding sequence ATGACAGGAATTATTATTTCATCTTTGATAGCAATCTTAATGGGGACCTTTGTCATTTTTGTTAGGATGAAGGCTTCTAATCGGCCAGTTTCTCCAAAAAAACTTCTGCTTCCTCCTTTATTTATGAGTACGGGCTTTCTTATGTTCGTGTTCCCTTTCTTTCGGGTAACTCTTTCGGAATTGCTTGAAGCTATTGTGGTAGGAATGCTTTTCTCCATTTTGTTAATCAAAACATCGAGATTTGAAGTGCGGGATTCACAAATTTATTTAAAGCGGTCAAAGGCTTTTCCTTTTATTTTAATTGGATTACTGATACTGCGCATTATCTTTAAGCTTGTTTTAAGTACAAACACTTCCATACAAGTGGGGCCTTTAAGCGGAATGTTTTTCCTGCTGGCATTCGGGATGATTCTGCCCTGGCGTGTTGCGATGTACTGGCAGTATCGAAAGCTCTCGAATCAGCATAACATTCAAATCCAGTAA
- a CDS encoding response regulator: protein MATVLVVDDAKFMRVTLTKMLENGNHTVVGEAENGRKAIELYRELKPDIVTMDITMPEMTGIDALKGIMAASPEARIIICSAIGQQRMVVSAIEAGAKDFIVKPFDEKRVLESINRVLSF from the coding sequence ATGGCAACAGTACTTGTAGTAGATGATGCTAAATTTATGAGAGTGACGTTAACCAAAATGTTGGAAAACGGTAATCATACAGTTGTAGGGGAAGCGGAGAACGGCCGAAAAGCCATTGAATTATACAGGGAGTTAAAACCTGATATTGTAACAATGGACATTACAATGCCAGAGATGACAGGAATCGATGCATTAAAGGGAATTATGGCAGCATCACCTGAGGCTAGAATCATTATCTGCTCTGCAATCGGCCAGCAAAGAATGGTCGTAAGCGCGATCGAGGCTGGTGCAAAGGATTTTATAGTAAAGCCTTTTGACGAAAAACGTGTTCTTGAATCCATTAACAGAGTATTGAGCTTCTAA
- a CDS encoding cytochrome c biogenesis CcdA family protein, with protein sequence MTDVNFFLALGAGFLSFISPCCLPLYPAFVSYITGMSVHSLKNQNAMLQKRSLLHTLFFILGFSLIFMALGFSTSVVGRLFREYQDLIRQLGAIFIVVFGLLVVGYFKPKMLMRDYRFHFKNRPMGFIGSILVGMAFAAGWTPCTGPILGAVIYMGFTNPQSAILYMAAYILGFAVPFIILSFFIGKLQWIRNHSAGMVKIGGYVMILMGICLFFNWMAYITSYLSVLFDFKGF encoded by the coding sequence ATGACCGATGTAAACTTCTTTTTGGCATTGGGGGCAGGTTTTTTAAGTTTTATTTCTCCATGCTGCCTTCCGCTTTATCCGGCTTTTGTTTCGTATATAACGGGTATGTCTGTTCATTCTCTTAAAAACCAAAATGCCATGCTGCAAAAGCGCAGCCTGCTGCATACCTTGTTTTTTATTTTGGGATTCTCACTTATTTTTATGGCTCTTGGATTTAGTACATCGGTAGTTGGAAGATTATTCAGAGAATATCAGGATCTTATTCGCCAGCTGGGAGCCATCTTTATCGTAGTATTTGGACTTCTTGTTGTGGGATATTTTAAGCCGAAAATGTTAATGAGAGATTATCGATTTCATTTTAAAAACCGCCCTATGGGTTTTATAGGATCCATCCTGGTTGGAATGGCATTTGCGGCTGGATGGACACCTTGTACGGGTCCTATATTAGGAGCTGTCATCTATATGGGTTTTACGAATCCGCAATCTGCCATTCTTTATATGGCCGCATACATACTTGGATTCGCAGTACCATTTATTATTCTTTCGTTTTTTATAGGTAAATTGCAATGGATACGGAATCATAGTGCAGGCATGGTGAAAATTGGCGGATATGTGATGATTCTGATGGGGATATGCTTGTTTTTCAATTGGATGGCCTATATCACCAGTTATCTAAGCGTTTTGTTCGACTTCAAAGGATTTTAA
- a CDS encoding Spo0E family sporulation regulatory protein-aspartic acid phosphatase, whose amino-acid sequence MMEKEKLSNQIENKRAELIELAAEEGLKSDLTIQLSQELDRLLNQYNQKYSKYQKPDFISLQ is encoded by the coding sequence ATGATGGAAAAGGAAAAGCTCTCAAATCAAATAGAAAATAAACGAGCTGAGTTAATTGAATTGGCGGCAGAAGAAGGATTAAAATCTGATTTAACCATTCAACTTAGCCAAGAGCTTGACCGATTGTTAAATCAATATAACCAAAAATATAGTAAATATCAGAAACCTGATTTTATTTCATTACAATAA
- a CDS encoding phage tail protein, with protein MSYIVDFKDVSTVGLESSPAAEALAGLRANEARYFMNKYKHEFTVVPASESQETLNYMNKVLKDERDIEFAAKPLETSSFQVDNIKFTYVIYEDGLVVNVMYTVDDSKKRAVGFKLSEGMEVPKELEGRFKFARQKSKLAGTIRGSFFVIKGEY; from the coding sequence TTGTCCTATATCGTTGATTTTAAAGATGTGTCTACGGTTGGTTTAGAGTCTTCACCTGCAGCAGAAGCGCTTGCTGGTTTACGTGCAAATGAAGCCCGTTACTTTATGAACAAATACAAGCATGAATTTACGGTTGTACCAGCTAGTGAAAGTCAGGAGACCCTTAATTATATGAACAAAGTTTTGAAAGATGAACGTGATATTGAATTTGCGGCCAAACCTTTAGAAACGTCGAGTTTTCAAGTGGACAATATCAAATTTACCTATGTCATTTATGAGGATGGTCTTGTGGTCAATGTCATGTATACGGTTGATGACTCTAAGAAACGGGCTGTTGGTTTTAAGCTTTCTGAGGGAATGGAGGTACCAAAGGAGTTAGAAGGGAGGTTTAAGTTTGCTAGGCAGAAGTCTAAACTAGCTGGAACAATTCGGGGCTCGTTTTTTGTAATTAAAGGAGAATATTAA